CAACGACACCAGCGGCATGGTCAGCCCGAGCGCCAGCCCGATACTGATTACCGATAGACAGACCGCAGAATAGGCACCCCAACGCATTGTTATTCTCCCATTCCATCCGGAGCGCACAGCGGGCCCGTCAGGTTGCCCGTTGTGCAATGCACAACGGCCGGGCTTCCCAGAGGGAAACCCGGCCGCCGATATGGCTTGTCAGAACCGGCCCAGGCTCAGGCCGGTCCGGCTAGAAAGCCCGAATCATGTTCGCCGCAGAGGAAGCACGACACGCCCCCTGCGAGACGACCTTACAGCTTGATCCAGGTAGCCTTGAGCTCGGTGTACTTGTCGAAGGCGTGCAACGACTTGTCACGGCCGTTGCCGGACTGCTTGAAGCCACCGAACGGGGCGGTCATGTCGCCGCCGTCGTACTGGTTCACCCACACGCTGCCAGCGCGCAGCGCCTTGGCGGTCAGGTGCGCCTTGGACAGATCGCTGGTCCACACCGCGGCGGCCAGGCCGTACGGAGTGTCGTTGGCGATACGTACGGCTTCTTCGGCATCGGTGAACTCGATGACCGACAGCACGGGGCCGAAGATCTCTTCGCGGGCGATGCGCATGGCGTTGGTCACGCCGTCGAAGATGGTCGGCTCGACGTAGGTGCCGCCGGTCTCTTCCAGGGTGCGCTTGCCGCCGGCCACCAGCTTGGCGCCATCGTCATGGCCAGCCTGGATGTAGCTCAGCACGTTGTTCATCTGGGTGGTGTCGACCAGTGCACCGACATTGGTTTCCGGGTCCAGCGGGTTGCCGGGCTTCCAGGCCTTGATGGCTTCGACGACCATCGGCACGAACTGGGCCTTGATCGACTTCTCCACCAGCAGGCGGGAACCGGCGGTGCAGACTTCGCCCTGGTTGAAGGCGATGGCGCTGGCGGCTGCTTCGGCGGCGGCCTTCAGGTCCGGAGCGTCGGCAAAGACGATGTTCGGGCTCTTGCCGCCGGCCTCCAGCCAGACACGCTTCATGTTGGACTCGCCAGCGTAGATCATCAGTTGCTTGGCGATCTTGGTCGAACCGGTGAACACCAGGGTATCGACGTCCATGTGCAGGGCCAGGGCCTTGCCTACGGTATGGCCGAAGCCCGGCAGAACGTTGAATACGCCTTTCGGGATACCGGCCTCGATGGCCAGTTGGGCGATGCGGATGCCGGTCAGCGGGGACTTTTCGGAAGGTTTGAGGATCACCGAGTTACCGGTACTCAGGGCCGGGCCGAGTTTCCAGCAGGTCATCAGCAGCGGGAAGTTCCACGGCACGATGGCAGCAACCACGCCAACCGGCTCGCGGGTCACCAGGCCCAGTTCGTCATGGGCGGTGGCGGCGACTTCGTCGTAGATCTTGTCGATCGCTTCGCCGCTCCAGCGCAGGCTGTTGGCGGCGCTGTTCACGTCGATGCTCAGCGAATCGCTGATCGGCTTGCCCATGTCAAGGGTTTCCAGCAGGGCAAGTTCCTCGGCGTTCTCCAGCAGCAGCTCGGAGAAGCGGATCATGACCTTCTTGCGCTTGGCCGGGGCCATGCGCGACCACACGCCGGAATCGAAGGCGGCACGGGCAACCTGCACGGCACGCTCGGCATCGCCCAGGTCGCAACTGGCGACCTTGGCCAGGAAGCGGCCATCCACGGGGCTGATGCAATCGAAGGTGTCGCCGGATACGGCGTCGACGTATTCACCGTTGACGAAGGCGCGGCCTTCGATCTTCAGATCCTTGGCGCGAGCTTCCCAATCGGCGCGAGTGAGGGTACCCATGACAACGTGTCCTCTTATTAATGTACTTATCAGGTGCAGGCGCCCGGGCGGGCGCGCTGTCAAAAAATCCGCAAGGCGGAGCAAACGCATGCTGTACGCCACCCTAAACCGGAGGCAGGCAATTTTCAATATTTTTTACACTAAGCGGCAAAATGGCCTTGTCACGTTCGTTTTATTAAACATAGACTGCCCTGATTCATCGGCTGATGGTTTTCCGACAGCCGCCTCGGAGTAAATATCCAACAGCGCTGCGCGTGCCCGCACGTACTCTCGCCAACAACACAAGAATCGAGACCGCCATGAACGTCGATCAGATCGTCGATTTTGCCCAGGCCACCACCGCCCCCGAACATTACCGCCCCGCTCCGGAGCGCATCATCAAGGGCGACCCGGCTCAGAACGTGCGCAACCACTACGCCAGCCCCTGTGGCCAGTTCAACGTCGGCATCTGGGAGGGCGAGCCGGGCCACTGGAATGTCAGCTACACCGAGCACGAGTACTGCGAAATTCTCCAGGGTGTCTCGGTGATCCGCGATGCCGACGGCGGCGCCAAGACCGTTCGCGTGGGCGACCGCTTCGTGATCCCGGCCGGCTTCAGCGGCACCTGGGAAGTGCTGGAGCCCTGCCGCAAGGTCTACGTGATCTTCGAGCAGAAGGCCTGATCGGCCAGATGTGAAAAAGCCCGCCATCCGGCGGGCTTTTTTGTGCGCGCTGCACTGGCGGCAGAAACTGCGGGCAAGAAAAAACCCGCCACGAGGGGCGGGTTTCTTCGCAAGGGCCGGATCAATTACTTGATCTTGGCTTCCTTGTAGATCACGTGCTTGCGAACAACCGGATCGAATTTCTTGATCTCGATTTTCTCAGGCTTGGTACGCTTGTTCTTGTCGGTGGTGTAGAAGTGGCCGGTACCGGCGCTGGACACCAAACGGATCAGTTCGCGCATGACTGCAGCTCCTTAGAATTTTTCGCCGCGGGCGCGCAGGTCGTTCAGAACGGCCTCGATGCCACGCTTGTCGATGATACGCATGCCCTTGGCAGAAACACGCAGACGCACGAAGCGCTTCTCGGATTCAACCCAGAAACGGTGGTGCTGCAGGTTCGGCAGGAAACGGCGGCGGGTTTTGTTGTGTGCGTGGGAAATGTTGTTCCCGGTAACCGGACCCTTACCGGTCACTTGGCAAACTCTCGACATGGCTCAGCCCTCTGTAAACCACATGCCAAACCCGGCATGGGTTGGCTGCTTAACTCAATTGGATTCTCAGTTTCACCGGGGTCTTAACTGCCACATCGCCGCGATCGGGTCGCAAGATCAGAGCAGGGCCCCAGAAAAGAGCGCAGCTTTATATCAGAAAGACACTTGGCGCTGCAAGGGCGGGCATGACTTCGGCAAGGGCACGCCAGCCCCCGTGGGGCGTGGCACCGGTGCCGTTCGTCGCCTGTCATCGTTGTCGCTTCGGAGCGCTTCGACTAGGGTAGCTCCTTCGAGGCTGCCAACAGTCTTGCATGACCCGCCCAGCCCTGTGGATGGGCATCTTGCCACCTTCAACGGAGTCCGTCATGCGTCTCGCCCTGCTCGCCCTCCTCCTCGCGCCGGCATTCGCCAGCGCCGCGAACCTCAGCGTCTGCACCGAAGCCAGCCCCGAAGGATTCGATGTGGTCCAGTACAACTCGCTGACCACCACCAACGCGTCCGCCGACGTGCTGATGAACCGTTTGGTCGACTTCGACGCCGCCCGTGGAGCGCTGGTCCCCAGCCTGGCAGAGAGCTGGACGGTTTCCGCCGACGGACTGGTCTACGACTTCCAGTTGCGTGACGGCGTGGCCTTTCATCATACGGACTACTTCAAGCCTCGCCGCCCGCTGGACGCCGACGACGTGGTGTTCAGCTTCCAGCGCATGCTCGACCCCGCGCACCCGTGGCACAAGGTGGCCCAGAGCGGCTTTCCGCACGCCCAGTCGATGCAACTGCCAGGCCTCGTGAAGGCGGTAGAGAAGGTCGACGCGCGCCACGTGCGCTTCACCCTCGACCATCCGGACGCCACCTTCCTGCCGATGCTCAGCATGGGCTTCGCCTCCATCTATTCCGCCGAATACGCCGACCAATTGATGAAGGCTGGCACTCCGGAAAAGCTCAATGCCCAGCCGATCGGTACCGGCCCCTTCATATTCAAGCGCTTCCAGAAGGACGCCGTGGTCCGCTACGCCGCCAACGGCGAGTACTTCGGCGGCAAGCCGGCTGTGGATAACCTGGTCTTTGCCATCACCCCCGATGCGTCGGTGCGCCTGCAGAAACTCAAGCGTGGCGAATGCCAGATCGCCCTCTCGCCGAAGCCGATAGACGTGGAGGCGGCCGCCAAGAGTGCGGAGCTCAAGGTCGAGCAGACCCCGGCATTCATGACCGCTTTCGTCGGCATAAACAGCCAGCACGCACCGCTGGACAACCCGAAGGTGCGCCAGGCCATCAATCTCGCCTTCGACAAACCGAGCTACCTGCAGGCGGTATTCGCCGGCAGCGCCATTCCTGCCGAGGGCGTTTATCCGCCCAATACATGGAGCTATGCCAAGGACATCCCCGGCTACCCTCGCGACCTTGAAAAAGCCCGCGCACTGCTGGCCGAGGCCGGGCTCAAGGAAGGTTTCAAGACCACCATCTGGACCCGCCCCTCCGGCAGCCTGCTCAACCCCAACCCGAGTACCGGCGCGCAACTGCTGCAGTCAGACCTCGCGCAGATCGGCA
The Pseudomonas triclosanedens DNA segment above includes these coding regions:
- the rpmB gene encoding 50S ribosomal protein L28, which produces MSRVCQVTGKGPVTGNNISHAHNKTRRRFLPNLQHHRFWVESEKRFVRLRVSAKGMRIIDKRGIEAVLNDLRARGEKF
- the rpmG gene encoding 50S ribosomal protein L33, which gives rise to MRELIRLVSSAGTGHFYTTDKNKRTKPEKIEIKKFDPVVRKHVIYKEAKIK
- a CDS encoding ABC transporter substrate-binding protein, which translates into the protein MRLALLALLLAPAFASAANLSVCTEASPEGFDVVQYNSLTTTNASADVLMNRLVDFDAARGALVPSLAESWTVSADGLVYDFQLRDGVAFHHTDYFKPRRPLDADDVVFSFQRMLDPAHPWHKVAQSGFPHAQSMQLPGLVKAVEKVDARHVRFTLDHPDATFLPMLSMGFASIYSAEYADQLMKAGTPEKLNAQPIGTGPFIFKRFQKDAVVRYAANGEYFGGKPAVDNLVFAITPDASVRLQKLKRGECQIALSPKPIDVEAAAKSAELKVEQTPAFMTAFVGINSQHAPLDNPKVRQAINLAFDKPSYLQAVFAGSAIPAEGVYPPNTWSYAKDIPGYPRDLEKARALLAEAGLKEGFKTTIWTRPSGSLLNPNPSTGAQLLQSDLAQIGIKAEIRVIEWGELIRRAKTGEHDLLFMGWAGDNGDPDNFLTPQFSCASVKSGLNFARYCDEKLDGLISQGKTAADRARRSELYRQAQQIIHDQALWLPLAHPTASAITRKDVKGYAVSPFGRQDFSRVTF
- a CDS encoding aldehyde dehydrogenase; amino-acid sequence: MGTLTRADWEARAKDLKIEGRAFVNGEYVDAVSGDTFDCISPVDGRFLAKVASCDLGDAERAVQVARAAFDSGVWSRMAPAKRKKVMIRFSELLLENAEELALLETLDMGKPISDSLSIDVNSAANSLRWSGEAIDKIYDEVAATAHDELGLVTREPVGVVAAIVPWNFPLLMTCWKLGPALSTGNSVILKPSEKSPLTGIRIAQLAIEAGIPKGVFNVLPGFGHTVGKALALHMDVDTLVFTGSTKIAKQLMIYAGESNMKRVWLEAGGKSPNIVFADAPDLKAAAEAAASAIAFNQGEVCTAGSRLLVEKSIKAQFVPMVVEAIKAWKPGNPLDPETNVGALVDTTQMNNVLSYIQAGHDDGAKLVAGGKRTLEETGGTYVEPTIFDGVTNAMRIAREEIFGPVLSVIEFTDAEEAVRIANDTPYGLAAAVWTSDLSKAHLTAKALRAGSVWVNQYDGGDMTAPFGGFKQSGNGRDKSLHAFDKYTELKATWIKL
- a CDS encoding cupin domain-containing protein yields the protein MNVDQIVDFAQATTAPEHYRPAPERIIKGDPAQNVRNHYASPCGQFNVGIWEGEPGHWNVSYTEHEYCEILQGVSVIRDADGGAKTVRVGDRFVIPAGFSGTWEVLEPCRKVYVIFEQKA